The following proteins come from a genomic window of Flavobacteriales bacterium:
- a CDS encoding glycosyltransferase family 4 protein, with product MPSPIHVLHTFANNSSVPYLSWFAERAAREGGIRYTFVNLHPERPAMIDEMAALGFPCEWVPYDDRRRKAGLLRALPAIHGHIRRHRPQIVHCNLFDDSVPGLIAARMAGVPVRVITRQDTGYHWMHARQWLFVDRWNARLATDIIAISSESQRHLIEQEKLPASKIALVHNGIPPERHTAKDPRAMAELRARFGLKGHGPVIGTVARFIPWKGYRHIVDAARIIVRKHPDARFLLCGQGDQEPEVRRWIHEAGLEGHLLLTGRIVREHMPSFYGLLDAYLHAAVLEPFGLVYAEAMMNAIPVVSTATGAAKDAITDGVNGFLAAERSGDALAASMDRLLAADRKAIGEAGRATALRMFSFDAMWQGTMAVYRNALARS from the coding sequence ATGCCATCACCGATCCATGTGCTGCACACCTTCGCGAACAACAGCTCGGTGCCCTACCTCAGCTGGTTCGCCGAGCGCGCAGCGCGCGAAGGCGGCATTCGCTACACCTTCGTGAATCTCCATCCCGAGCGCCCGGCCATGATCGATGAGATGGCCGCACTCGGATTTCCGTGCGAATGGGTGCCCTATGACGATAGGCGCCGCAAGGCAGGCCTGCTGCGCGCCCTGCCTGCCATTCACGGGCACATCCGAAGGCACCGTCCGCAGATCGTTCACTGCAACCTGTTCGATGACAGCGTTCCCGGATTGATCGCAGCGCGCATGGCCGGGGTGCCCGTCCGGGTGATCACACGGCAGGATACGGGCTACCATTGGATGCATGCGCGGCAATGGCTCTTCGTCGATCGGTGGAACGCAAGGCTCGCGACGGACATCATCGCCATTTCATCCGAATCGCAACGGCACCTGATCGAACAGGAAAAACTGCCCGCGAGCAAGATCGCCTTGGTGCACAATGGCATACCCCCTGAGCGCCACACGGCAAAGGACCCGAGGGCCATGGCCGAGCTGCGCGCGCGCTTCGGGCTCAAAGGGCACGGGCCCGTGATCGGCACCGTGGCGCGCTTCATCCCATGGAAGGGGTACCGGCACATCGTGGATGCGGCAAGGATCATCGTGCGCAAGCACCCGGATGCCCGATTCCTGCTCTGCGGCCAAGGAGACCAAGAGCCCGAGGTCCGGCGTTGGATCCATGAAGCCGGGCTCGAAGGCCACCTGCTGCTCACCGGCCGGATCGTCCGCGAGCACATGCCTTCGTTCTATGGCCTGCTCGATGCGTACCTGCATGCGGCGGTGCTGGAGCCTTTCGGACTGGTGTACGCCGAGGCCATGATGAATGCGATTCCGGTGGTGAGCACGGCTACGGGCGCGGCGAAGGATGCGATCACCGATGGCGTGAACGGGTTCCTTGCTGCGGAGCGCAGCGGCGATGCCTTGGCAGCATCGATGGATCGCCTGCTCGCCGCCGACCGGAAGGCGATCGGCGAAGCCGGGCGTGCCACCGCATTGCGCATGTTCTCCTTCGACGCTATGTGGCAAGGCACCATGGCCGTTTATCGCAACGCGCTCGCACGATCATGA
- the galE gene encoding UDP-glucose 4-epimerase GalE: MADSTIIVTGAAGYIGSHALIELMERTPFRVLAFDNFSNSSPRTYDRIESITGRRVPSVELDLCDREATLRAVGEAGDVKGIIHFAAFKSVPESVREPGRYYRNNIDSLLNVLEAAALHRVPNFIFSSSCSVYGNLAELPVREDSPLGRAESPYAHTKQVGEGIVEAHARVMPGLNAISLRYFNPVGAHRSGLLGEDPINAPTNLVPVIMRAAVGRLPGVVVHGGDYDTRDGSCIRDYVHVSDIAAAHVKALEHSMRGPLQPNHAILNLGTGHGVSVLEAIAAFESVTGQRLNYRVGPRRAGDVAAIYTDTRRTEGTLGWKAEHSLHEMMATAWAWEQHLLKEATA, encoded by the coding sequence ATGGCCGATAGCACGATCATCGTTACCGGAGCCGCCGGATACATCGGGTCGCACGCCCTCATCGAATTGATGGAACGCACGCCGTTCCGGGTACTTGCGTTCGACAACTTCTCCAATTCCAGCCCGCGCACCTACGATCGCATCGAATCCATCACGGGCAGGCGCGTGCCCTCTGTGGAGCTCGACCTTTGCGACCGTGAGGCCACCTTGCGCGCGGTGGGCGAAGCGGGCGACGTGAAGGGCATCATCCATTTCGCGGCGTTCAAATCAGTGCCCGAATCGGTGCGCGAGCCTGGGCGCTACTACCGCAACAACATCGATTCGCTGCTCAACGTGCTCGAGGCAGCGGCCTTGCACCGCGTGCCCAACTTCATCTTCTCTTCCTCCTGCTCGGTGTATGGCAACCTGGCGGAACTGCCGGTGCGCGAGGATTCGCCGCTGGGAAGGGCCGAGTCGCCATACGCGCACACCAAGCAAGTGGGTGAAGGCATCGTGGAGGCGCATGCCCGCGTGATGCCCGGGCTGAACGCGATCTCGCTGCGCTACTTCAACCCCGTTGGCGCGCACCGGTCGGGGCTGCTCGGTGAGGATCCCATCAACGCGCCCACCAACCTGGTGCCGGTGATCATGCGCGCCGCCGTGGGCCGCCTGCCCGGTGTGGTGGTGCACGGCGGCGATTACGATACCCGCGATGGGTCGTGCATCCGCGACTATGTGCACGTCTCTGATATCGCGGCGGCGCATGTGAAGGCCCTGGAGCACTCGATGCGCGGGCCCTTGCAACCGAACCATGCCATCCTCAACCTCGGCACCGGCCATGGAGTGAGCGTGCTGGAAGCCATCGCGGCGTTCGAGTCCGTGACCGGGCAGCGGCTCAACTACCGCGTTGGCCCACGCCGTGCCGGTGATGTGGCCGCGATCTACACCGATACGCGCCGTACCGAAGGGACCTTGGGCTGGAAGGCCGAGCACAGCCTCCATGAGATGATGGCCACGGCTTGGGCGTGGGAACAGCACCTCCTGAAGGAAGCCACGGCGTGA
- a CDS encoding glycosyltransferase: protein MAPRRILVITYWCFDEALVQAYTLPYVRLMLQAAPPGSTVHLVTLEKHEVDLCPRESDEGIVHHPFAYARFGLGGALMAIRVVLRLLRLVRRSRVDAIHAWCTPAGALGWVISTLTGRPLVIDSYEPHAEAMVENGTWPKGGAAHRLLLLLERMQSRRAAHLIACAQGMQAYAHRTYGTAPDRHMHVKPACVDLERFIWSQVKDPELLAGLGWQDKCVAVYAGKFGGIYLEQESFDLLRAAVDQWGDRLRVLLLTPHQREELEPMMAAAGLDPGIFEIRLVPHADVPRWMGLADFAITPVKPVPTKALCTPIKDGEYWALGLPVIITPGISDDSAIIERHGIGAVLNGLNAEAYRRAVIKIDALLSSGSRRALYDRIRPVAERYRSFGIARSIYQEIYGR from the coding sequence ATGGCTCCGAGGCGCATCCTGGTGATCACGTATTGGTGCTTCGACGAGGCGCTGGTGCAAGCCTACACGCTGCCGTATGTGAGGCTCATGCTGCAAGCCGCGCCACCCGGGAGCACGGTGCACCTCGTCACCCTCGAAAAGCATGAGGTTGACCTTTGCCCGCGCGAGTCGGATGAGGGCATCGTTCATCACCCGTTCGCCTACGCGCGCTTCGGCCTGGGCGGAGCCCTGATGGCGATCCGCGTGGTGCTGCGGCTGCTGCGCCTGGTGCGGCGCTCCCGGGTCGATGCCATCCATGCCTGGTGCACCCCGGCCGGCGCATTGGGCTGGGTCATTTCGACGCTGACCGGCAGGCCATTGGTGATCGATAGCTACGAGCCGCATGCGGAGGCCATGGTGGAGAATGGCACTTGGCCAAAGGGAGGCGCGGCCCATCGCCTGCTGCTGTTGCTCGAACGCATGCAGAGCAGGCGCGCCGCGCACTTGATCGCTTGCGCCCAAGGCATGCAGGCGTACGCCCACCGCACCTATGGAACGGCCCCGGACCGTCACATGCACGTGAAGCCCGCTTGCGTCGATCTCGAGCGCTTCATCTGGAGCCAGGTGAAGGATCCCGAACTGCTGGCCGGCCTTGGCTGGCAGGACAAGTGCGTGGCGGTGTATGCCGGGAAATTCGGCGGCATCTACCTGGAGCAGGAATCGTTCGACCTGCTCCGTGCCGCCGTTGATCAATGGGGCGATCGCTTGCGCGTGCTCCTGCTCACTCCGCACCAGCGCGAAGAGCTGGAGCCGATGATGGCTGCGGCCGGGCTCGACCCCGGGATCTTCGAGATCCGCTTGGTGCCGCATGCCGACGTGCCGCGATGGATGGGCCTGGCCGATTTCGCCATCACTCCGGTGAAGCCGGTGCCCACCAAGGCGCTCTGCACGCCGATCAAGGACGGCGAGTACTGGGCGCTGGGCCTTCCGGTGATCATCACGCCCGGCATCTCCGACGATTCCGCGATCATCGAGCGCCATGGCATCGGTGCGGTGCTCAATGGATTGAACGCGGAAGCCTACCGGCGTGCAGTGATCAAGATCGATGCGCTGCTGTCCTCGGGATCGCGCCGGGCGCTCTACGATCGGATCCGGCCGGTGGCGGAGCGCTACCGTAGTTTTGGCATCGCCCGTTCCATTTACCAGGAGATCTATGGCCGATAG
- a CDS encoding polysaccharide biosynthesis C-terminal domain-containing protein, with amino-acid sequence MSLKKSIFYTTLTQVPTLLLYFAASMLMTRLLGDEGRGEYALITNQSALFSMLLSLNIGYGISYFAAKEGQSRNVVGTAATLLLINLLLAPLLLAGVRAVPAANELLMPQRAGHWLYWAFIYASIMLSLINTACLSMLLSRKRFRELNLASIAGAGVSAAGFAVLFILRDRIDPERMLAAVLIVTIASQGVITGLSGLLYAIHIGLRPAPVWAWSAIRPVLAFSMVGYLSILVNMVNYRFDTWVVNHYHGTASLGVYAVGVGLAQLLFHVPEPFSRVVQPYLFGSHDAGMLARFKAVSRINFTLVLGLAAVLALIAPWAVTLIFGEVFAASVLPLRLLLPGIVLNCAFKLLAQLVVQGGLQRYNLFAAAVGAAFTIGLDFALIPAMGIAGAAIASTLAYAAVLAVVLHAIRHRMGIAVGDLFFVRASDIRALLGGRLGTGHG; translated from the coding sequence ATGAGCCTGAAGAAGAGCATCTTCTACACCACGCTCACGCAGGTGCCCACCTTGCTGCTCTATTTCGCGGCGAGCATGCTCATGACGCGCCTGCTGGGCGATGAGGGCCGCGGCGAGTACGCCCTGATCACCAATCAGTCCGCGCTCTTCTCCATGCTCCTCTCGCTGAACATCGGCTACGGCATCAGCTACTTCGCGGCCAAGGAGGGCCAATCGCGCAATGTGGTGGGCACGGCCGCCACGCTGCTGCTGATCAACCTGCTGCTCGCGCCGCTGCTGCTTGCCGGGGTGCGCGCGGTGCCTGCGGCGAACGAGCTGCTGATGCCGCAGCGCGCCGGCCATTGGCTCTATTGGGCCTTCATCTACGCGAGCATCATGCTCTCGCTGATCAACACGGCGTGCCTGTCGATGCTCCTGAGCCGCAAGCGCTTCCGGGAACTCAACCTCGCCAGCATCGCCGGGGCCGGCGTGAGCGCCGCCGGCTTCGCCGTGCTGTTCATCCTTCGCGACCGCATCGATCCCGAACGCATGCTGGCAGCCGTGCTCATCGTCACGATCGCTTCACAGGGCGTGATCACCGGGCTCTCGGGCTTGCTCTATGCGATCCACATCGGCCTGCGCCCCGCACCGGTTTGGGCTTGGAGCGCCATCCGGCCGGTGCTGGCCTTCAGCATGGTGGGCTACCTCAGCATCCTGGTGAATATGGTGAACTACCGCTTCGACACCTGGGTGGTGAACCATTACCACGGCACAGCCAGCTTGGGCGTGTACGCTGTTGGAGTCGGGCTGGCGCAGTTGCTCTTCCACGTGCCCGAGCCGTTCTCGCGCGTGGTGCAGCCGTACCTGTTCGGATCGCACGACGCGGGCATGCTGGCTCGCTTCAAGGCCGTCTCGCGCATCAACTTCACGCTGGTGCTCGGATTGGCCGCGGTGCTGGCGCTGATCGCGCCGTGGGCCGTGACGCTGATCTTCGGAGAGGTGTTCGCCGCCTCCGTGCTGCCGCTCCGCCTGCTGCTGCCGGGCATCGTGCTCAATTGCGCGTTCAAGCTGCTGGCCCAATTGGTGGTGCAGGGCGGGCTACAGCGCTACAACCTCTTTGCCGCTGCGGTCGGTGCCGCCTTCACCATCGGCCTCGATTTCGCGCTGATACCGGCCATGGGCATCGCTGGCGCCGCCATTGCCAGCACGCTTGCCTATGCGGCCGTGCTGGCCGTGGTGCTGCATGCCATACGGCACCGCATGGGAATCGCCGTGGGTGACCTGTTCTTCGTGCGTGCATCCGATATTCGCGCACTGCTCGGCGGCCGCCTTGGCACCGGGCATGGCTAG
- a CDS encoding glycosyltransferase family 2 protein produces MSPTPKPPYKLCIVLPCRNEQEVLPATVQALLGEIDALIASGLAHAQSLICCVDDGSSDGTWSVISGLAAGSSRVRGIKLTTRFGHANALIAGLFAHRAHADILVTIDADLQDDPSVLKAMLEHHRSGKRVVYAVRHDRQVDGFLQGLSAQLFYRLMRAMESRMVAGHADFRSADAGVIADLERFGEVNLYLRGIFPLMGYPSAQVPFIRQARRAGRSKYPTRKLASLAWQGITSFSTAPLRLVFLAGIMMFLLAIALGAWVLVARITGSPIEGWASLSLLLLAFSSVNLISLGIIGEYVGKIYQEVKHRPRYIIEESI; encoded by the coding sequence ATGAGTCCGACGCCGAAGCCGCCATACAAGCTGTGCATCGTGCTTCCCTGCCGCAATGAACAGGAGGTGCTCCCGGCCACCGTGCAGGCGCTGCTCGGCGAGATCGACGCGCTCATCGCTTCGGGACTGGCCCATGCGCAGAGCTTGATCTGCTGCGTTGATGACGGCAGCTCCGATGGCACGTGGTCCGTGATCTCCGGACTGGCAGCCGGATCGAGCCGCGTGCGGGGCATCAAGCTCACCACGCGCTTCGGCCATGCCAACGCGCTCATCGCAGGGCTCTTCGCGCATCGGGCCCATGCCGATATCCTCGTCACCATCGATGCTGATCTGCAGGACGACCCCTCCGTGCTGAAAGCCATGCTCGAGCATCACCGCTCGGGCAAGCGCGTAGTGTATGCGGTGCGGCACGACCGTCAGGTGGATGGGTTCCTGCAAGGGCTCAGCGCGCAATTGTTCTACCGGCTGATGCGCGCGATGGAATCACGCATGGTGGCTGGCCACGCCGATTTCCGGAGCGCCGATGCCGGGGTGATCGCCGATTTGGAGCGATTCGGCGAGGTCAACCTTTACCTGAGGGGGATCTTCCCGCTCATGGGCTACCCATCCGCCCAAGTGCCCTTCATCCGACAAGCGCGACGGGCAGGCCGTTCGAAATACCCCACTAGGAAACTGGCAAGCCTTGCCTGGCAGGGCATCACCTCCTTCTCCACCGCGCCCTTGCGCCTGGTCTTCCTGGCTGGCATCATGATGTTCTTGCTGGCCATTGCGCTGGGGGCGTGGGTGCTGGTCGCGCGGATCACCGGGAGCCCCATCGAGGGATGGGCCAGCCTCAGCCTGCTCCTGCTCGCATTCTCATCCGTCAACCTGATCAGCCTCGGCATCATCGGCGAGTACGTGGGCAAGATCTATCAAGAGGTGAAGCATCGGCCGCGCTACATCATCGAGGAATCGATCTGA
- a CDS encoding class I SAM-dependent methyltransferase, with translation MEEPRSRYRFFAVERCNMCGSPASRHRVMGKRLDRPQGVFPRKRIGVCTTVMKCRDCGLIFSNPQPVPFDLQDHYGVPPESYWREEYFTVSEAYFQEEIAEAKRLIGFLPGMRALDIGAGLGKAMIAMEKAGFEAHGFEPSGPFHERAISRMGLSAERLKLGSIEGVDYPEGRFHFITFGAVLEHLYDPSAAIAKALRWLAPGGIMHIEVPSSRWLVGRLINAAYRVQGLDYVGNISPMHRPFHLYEFGLTSFGRNGAHNGYAVAHHAYAVCPTYMPALVDPLLRLAMHLTGTGMQLMVWLRRTGAAEGAAPDRP, from the coding sequence ATGGAAGAGCCCCGCTCCCGTTATCGATTCTTCGCTGTTGAGCGCTGCAACATGTGCGGCTCGCCGGCCTCACGGCATCGCGTCATGGGCAAACGCCTTGACCGGCCCCAAGGCGTGTTCCCGCGCAAGCGCATCGGCGTGTGCACCACGGTGATGAAGTGCCGCGATTGCGGGCTCATCTTCTCCAATCCGCAGCCGGTCCCGTTCGACCTGCAGGATCATTACGGCGTGCCGCCTGAGAGCTATTGGCGCGAGGAGTACTTCACTGTTTCGGAGGCATACTTCCAGGAAGAGATCGCCGAGGCAAAGCGGCTCATCGGATTCTTGCCGGGCATGCGCGCGCTGGATATCGGCGCCGGGCTGGGCAAGGCCATGATCGCCATGGAGAAGGCTGGCTTCGAGGCGCATGGCTTCGAGCCTTCCGGACCCTTCCACGAGCGCGCCATTTCCCGCATGGGCCTCTCGGCAGAACGGCTCAAGCTGGGAAGCATCGAGGGGGTCGATTACCCGGAGGGCCGCTTCCACTTCATCACCTTCGGGGCCGTTCTCGAGCATCTCTACGACCCGAGTGCCGCGATCGCCAAGGCACTGCGCTGGCTGGCGCCCGGCGGCATCATGCACATCGAGGTGCCCTCGTCGCGCTGGCTGGTGGGGCGGCTGATCAACGCCGCGTATCGCGTGCAGGGCCTCGATTACGTCGGCAACATCAGTCCGATGCACCGGCCTTTCCACCTTTATGAGTTCGGTCTTACGAGCTTCGGGCGGAATGGCGCGCACAACGGATATGCCGTGGCGCATCATGCCTACGCCGTTTGCCCTACGTACATGCCCGCCTTGGTCGATCCCTTGCTCAGGCTGGCCATGCACCTCACGGGCACTGGCATGCAGCTCATGGTCTGGCTGCGGCGCACCGGTGCCGCGGAAGGCGCTGCGCCGGACCGACCTTAG
- a CDS encoding glycosyltransferase, with translation MRRCIVIFSMEPWGDMWYSKHHYAAQLALENDVYFVGLPDRWRWTDLFSFRARAWRVPEGVHVVAYRNNLPLRVLGRSLSSWINRLNARKVARILPSTADVIWSFFPTTLAMHLARMHGGSKVIYHVVDPYIERPMDHLFARSADLVVAINPWYLDHYRRINANCMLIPHGVQASDRRSQEAEVNAYRSQHGRFALLASGLSGSLNFPLLIKLAQARPEMQLVVVGKKFPLNEAAHAQYRMLFSLPNVHYLGVLHPEKLKSLVKAAAVCLVAYEFEPARSVPVSAGRTPLKALTYLAQHCPTVSTNNSYVLALEGKGLFKAEDPDHFLELVNEVLLGHRQVDAAAVDAYLDSVGYGALSERIISGLFNAPPIPAVRDGRKVIPQGHPVMIVSNEAWDGPRYSKHRWALSLAEQREVLFVNQAKRWRPVNLLKWRIQEQRSAEDVAVLNYNNALPFLGGRLRGLNDSLVQWRLRRHLRRTGRHQPLVWTFDPSRLVALSGLDPVTTVYHCADDHSLGVNDEAKLAANVDHVFCIAKDLMPRFAARNKSVHHVPHGLLPADFDRPSAPSPHGEGYGLYIGNFNDRHDFALWEKLILAHPDVRWLVAGPVKVSHPIGRRIALEEAYPNVQMLGEVEYAELQRLIASSGFGFLYMDPNSPANRISSQKVVQFLAQGKPFFCSWLSEYADLRDLVHMSDSHQEALDLFAHWRRHGEPPESAEHRIAHAQAQRYERLLERLPFVL, from the coding sequence ATGCGCCGTTGCATCGTCATCTTCAGCATGGAGCCATGGGGCGACATGTGGTACTCCAAGCACCACTATGCCGCGCAGCTCGCCTTGGAGAACGATGTGTACTTCGTCGGGCTCCCGGACCGTTGGCGCTGGACCGATCTCTTCTCGTTCCGGGCGCGGGCCTGGCGCGTGCCGGAAGGCGTGCACGTGGTGGCCTACCGGAACAACCTGCCTTTGCGCGTGCTAGGCCGCAGCCTGAGCAGTTGGATCAACAGGCTCAACGCGCGCAAAGTGGCGCGCATCCTGCCATCCACCGCCGATGTGATCTGGTCCTTCTTCCCCACCACGCTCGCCATGCACCTGGCGCGCATGCACGGCGGCAGCAAGGTCATCTACCATGTGGTGGACCCCTACATCGAGCGCCCGATGGATCATCTCTTCGCGCGCTCCGCCGATCTGGTGGTGGCCATCAACCCGTGGTACCTGGATCATTACCGGCGCATCAACGCGAACTGCATGCTGATCCCGCACGGCGTGCAAGCGTCGGACCGGCGATCCCAAGAGGCCGAGGTGAACGCGTACCGCTCGCAGCACGGCAGGTTCGCGCTCCTGGCCAGCGGCTTGAGCGGATCCCTGAACTTCCCGCTGCTGATCAAGCTGGCCCAAGCAAGGCCCGAGATGCAGCTGGTGGTCGTCGGCAAGAAGTTCCCATTGAATGAAGCCGCCCATGCGCAGTACCGGATGCTCTTCAGCCTGCCCAACGTCCACTACCTCGGCGTGCTGCATCCGGAGAAGCTCAAGAGCCTGGTGAAGGCCGCTGCCGTTTGCCTGGTGGCCTATGAATTCGAGCCGGCGCGGAGCGTGCCGGTCAGCGCCGGAAGGACACCGCTGAAGGCCCTCACCTACCTCGCCCAGCATTGCCCGACGGTCTCCACCAACAACAGCTATGTGCTCGCGCTGGAAGGCAAGGGCCTGTTCAAGGCGGAGGATCCGGATCACTTCCTCGAACTGGTGAACGAGGTGCTGCTCGGCCATCGCCAGGTGGATGCAGCCGCTGTTGATGCCTACCTGGACTCCGTCGGCTACGGCGCGCTCTCGGAGCGGATCATCAGCGGCCTGTTCAATGCACCGCCGATCCCGGCCGTGCGTGATGGAAGGAAGGTGATCCCTCAAGGGCACCCGGTGATGATCGTTTCGAATGAAGCCTGGGATGGGCCGCGCTACAGCAAGCACCGCTGGGCCCTGTCGCTTGCCGAGCAGCGTGAGGTGCTCTTCGTGAACCAGGCCAAGCGCTGGCGGCCGGTGAACCTGCTGAAGTGGCGGATCCAGGAGCAACGCTCGGCCGAGGATGTGGCCGTGCTCAACTACAACAACGCGCTGCCATTCCTTGGCGGCCGCCTCCGCGGCTTGAACGACTCACTGGTGCAATGGCGCCTGCGACGACACCTGAGGCGCACCGGACGGCATCAGCCCCTAGTTTGGACCTTCGACCCGAGCCGGCTGGTGGCCCTCAGCGGGCTTGATCCGGTGACCACGGTTTACCACTGCGCGGACGACCACAGCCTCGGCGTGAATGATGAGGCGAAGCTCGCCGCGAACGTGGACCACGTCTTCTGCATCGCAAAGGACCTCATGCCCCGGTTCGCCGCGCGGAACAAGTCCGTGCATCACGTTCCGCATGGCCTGCTGCCGGCCGATTTCGATCGGCCATCCGCCCCAAGCCCACACGGTGAGGGCTATGGCTTATACATCGGCAACTTCAACGACCGGCACGACTTCGCCTTGTGGGAGAAGCTGATCCTGGCGCACCCGGATGTGCGCTGGCTGGTGGCCGGCCCGGTGAAGGTGAGCCATCCCATCGGCAGGCGCATCGCGCTCGAGGAGGCTTATCCGAACGTGCAGATGCTCGGCGAGGTGGAATACGCGGAGCTGCAGCGGCTGATCGCGTCCAGTGGATTCGGCTTCCTGTATATGGACCCGAACTCGCCCGCCAACCGCATATCGAGCCAGAAGGTGGTGCAGTTCCTGGCGCAGGGCAAGCCGTTCTTCTGCAGCTGGCTCTCTGAATACGCTGATCTGCGCGACCTTGTGCACATGAGCGATTCGCACCAGGAGGCGCTGGATCTCTTCGCGCATTGGCGGCGCCATGGCGAGCCGCCGGAGAGCGCCGAGCACCGGATCGCGCACGCCCAAGCACAGCGCTACGAACGCCTCTTGGAGCGCCTCCCCTTCGTGCTATGA
- a CDS encoding acyltransferase, producing MALRTIDAVRGLAALGVVLFHYGGVVLPTLRPHPLEALLAFGEHGVEVFFVLSGFVIPYSLVRSGYTWSSIGPFMWKRYLRIAPLAYISALLMIGYHLLSLFMLGRPVQAHDWPGIDAASVIGNLLFHPQIFGSSWFNFAFWTLALEFEFYLAIALTLPILLHGRRLANAMILVCALSLSFVDDHLLFRHCGFFIFGVAAFLWKQGRITAKEFASVFALTLAALLARNDLAPVLLSAGATVLLLWKPALGSKRTDWLGAISYSLYIVHVPVGYFAESAMKRLTGLHELTWGKVLLLLAYTLLALIAAQLLYQVAERPLLDRLKRIDIGDRKRTGAPKHP from the coding sequence ATGGCGCTCCGGACCATCGATGCGGTCCGGGGCTTGGCCGCCCTAGGCGTGGTGCTCTTTCACTATGGTGGCGTTGTGCTGCCCACCCTGAGGCCGCATCCGCTTGAAGCCTTGCTCGCCTTCGGTGAGCACGGCGTGGAGGTGTTCTTCGTGCTCAGCGGCTTCGTGATCCCATACAGCTTGGTGCGCAGCGGGTACACCTGGTCCTCGATCGGCCCGTTCATGTGGAAGCGCTATTTGCGGATCGCGCCGCTGGCGTACATCTCGGCCTTGCTCATGATCGGCTATCACCTGCTGTCCTTGTTCATGTTAGGCAGGCCCGTTCAGGCGCATGACTGGCCAGGGATCGATGCCGCTTCCGTGATCGGCAACCTGCTCTTCCATCCTCAGATCTTCGGCAGCAGCTGGTTCAACTTCGCGTTCTGGACCCTCGCGCTTGAATTCGAATTCTATCTGGCCATCGCCTTGACGCTCCCGATCCTGCTCCACGGACGCCGGTTGGCCAATGCCATGATCCTGGTTTGCGCCCTAAGCCTGAGCTTCGTTGACGATCACCTTCTCTTCCGGCATTGCGGCTTCTTCATCTTCGGCGTAGCCGCCTTCTTGTGGAAGCAGGGCCGCATCACCGCCAAGGAATTCGCCTCGGTCTTCGCACTGACCCTCGCTGCGCTGCTGGCGCGCAACGACCTTGCCCCGGTGCTGCTCTCAGCCGGAGCAACGGTCTTGCTGCTCTGGAAACCCGCCCTGGGCTCGAAGCGCACCGATTGGCTGGGCGCCATCAGCTATAGCCTCTACATCGTGCATGTGCCGGTGGGCTATTTCGCCGAGAGCGCGATGAAGCGCCTCACCGGCCTGCACGAATTGACTTGGGGCAAGGTGTTGCTGCTCCTGGCGTACACCTTGCTCGCATTGATCGCGGCGCAGCTGCTCTATCAGGTCGCGGAGCGCCCGCTGCTGGATCGGCTCAAGCGGATTGATATCGGCGATCGGAAAAGGACAGGAGCCCCGAAACATCCGTGA
- a CDS encoding glycosyltransferase has product MTDNPLVSVVMPAYNAERYINEAIASVLGQSWPAIEVIVVNDGSKDATAAAAAAIGDPRVRVIDQANGGVSRARNTGIEAARGEAIAFLDADDALEPRAIELKMKALQRSGADWAFGDMLPCDADLRPTGDPERGVGDGFVRTVLLGERHAVPGAGSNLLALRHCFAEGLRFDPALSNEADKDMVLGLASRFKGVHVPEALFRYRTVGGSMSRNIALFERDHLLMLRKAKERGLLNDAGFRRSVMARAYWAIGGSWWRNAQRPLKALPWIVRAALISPALVIGKLLRR; this is encoded by the coding sequence ATGACGGACAATCCCTTGGTGAGCGTGGTGATGCCGGCCTACAACGCCGAGCGCTACATCAATGAGGCCATTGCCTCCGTGCTGGGCCAAAGCTGGCCAGCCATTGAAGTGATCGTGGTGAACGATGGCTCGAAGGATGCCACGGCGGCGGCGGCGGCAGCCATCGGCGACCCGCGCGTGCGCGTGATCGATCAGGCCAATGGCGGCGTGAGCCGCGCGCGCAACACGGGCATCGAGGCGGCGCGCGGCGAGGCCATCGCCTTCCTCGATGCCGATGATGCCTTGGAGCCGCGCGCGATCGAGCTGAAAATGAAGGCGCTCCAGCGCTCCGGTGCCGATTGGGCGTTCGGCGATATGCTGCCTTGCGATGCTGACCTGCGGCCGACGGGTGACCCTGAGCGCGGCGTCGGGGACGGATTCGTCCGCACCGTGCTGCTGGGCGAGCGCCATGCCGTGCCCGGTGCGGGAAGCAACCTGCTGGCGCTCCGGCATTGCTTCGCTGAAGGCTTGCGCTTCGACCCTGCCCTCTCGAACGAGGCCGACAAGGACATGGTGCTCGGGCTGGCCAGCCGGTTCAAGGGCGTGCACGTGCCAGAGGCGCTGTTCCGTTATCGAACGGTGGGCGGCAGCATGAGCCGCAACATCGCCCTGTTCGAGCGCGACCACCTGCTGATGCTGCGCAAGGCTAAGGAGCGCGGCCTCTTGAACGATGCCGGTTTCAGGCGCAGCGTGATGGCGCGCGCGTACTGGGCCATCGGCGGCAGCTGGTGGCGCAATGCGCAGCGGCCGCTCAAGGCGCTGCCCTGGATCGTGCGAGCGGCGCTGATCAGCCCCGCACTCGTCATCGGCAAGCTGCTCCGGCGCTGA